From a region of the Kaistia sp. 32K genome:
- the phnF gene encoding phosphonate metabolism transcriptional regulator PhnF, with the protein MTDTVRPSGDSSVTEVARGRGIAAWRQIADEIEADIRAGRLGPGMQLPTESQLAVRFAVNRHTVRRSLAELAARGLVRATQGRGTFVEDRPIPYPIGARTRFSENVSRAGREAGGKLLDAYPTSADRQVAAALGIDEGAPVVRMDTVRYADGTPISLGSAYFPLPRFSGLIEAYRSFDTLTAALEACGVADYRRHETRISARPAGAEEATRLDLAPGRLLLTVDSINVDIEGQPIQFTRAAFSADRTELVIGS; encoded by the coding sequence ATGACGGATACAGTGCGCCCGAGCGGCGACAGCAGCGTGACGGAAGTGGCGCGGGGACGCGGCATCGCCGCCTGGCGGCAGATTGCCGACGAGATCGAGGCCGACATCCGGGCGGGCAGGCTCGGCCCCGGCATGCAATTGCCGACCGAGAGCCAGCTTGCCGTCCGCTTCGCCGTCAACCGGCACACGGTGCGGCGCAGCCTTGCCGAGCTCGCGGCGCGCGGGCTGGTGCGGGCGACGCAGGGACGCGGCACCTTCGTCGAGGACCGGCCGATCCCCTACCCGATCGGCGCCCGCACCCGCTTTTCGGAAAACGTCTCGCGCGCCGGTCGCGAGGCCGGCGGCAAGCTTCTCGACGCCTATCCGACCTCGGCCGATCGCCAGGTCGCCGCCGCCCTCGGCATCGACGAGGGCGCGCCAGTGGTGCGGATGGATACGGTTCGATACGCCGATGGCACGCCGATCTCGCTCGGCAGCGCCTATTTCCCGCTGCCCCGCTTTTCCGGCCTGATCGAGGCCTATCGGTCGTTCGATACCTTGACCGCGGCGCTGGAAGCCTGCGGCGTCGCCGACTACCGCCGGCACGAGACGCGGATCTCGGCCCGCCCCGCCGGCGCCGAGGAGGCCACCCGGCTGGACCTCGCACCGGGGAGGCTGCTGCTGACGGTCGACAGCATCAATGTCGATATCGAGGGCCAGCCGATCCAGTTCACCCGCGCGGCATTCTCGGCCGACCGGACGGAGCTGGTGATCGGGAGCTGA
- the phnG gene encoding phosphonate C-P lyase system protein PhnG has protein sequence MATLTGASPAELEQALASLGPIPAASDLRGTESGLVMLRGRMGGDGRPFNLGEATVTRAAVRLEDGRTGFAYQLGRDAAKARTAAILDALWQGPERAAVEAALSPIRERIADEAAAKARRVAATRVNFFTMVRGED, from the coding sequence ATGGCGACCTTGACCGGCGCCTCCCCGGCCGAACTCGAGCAGGCGCTGGCCTCGCTCGGTCCGATCCCGGCGGCAAGCGACCTGCGCGGCACGGAATCCGGCCTCGTCATGCTGCGCGGCCGGATGGGCGGCGATGGCCGTCCCTTCAATCTCGGCGAGGCGACGGTCACGCGGGCCGCCGTGCGGCTTGAGGATGGCCGCACCGGCTTCGCCTACCAGCTCGGCCGCGACGCCGCCAAGGCGCGCACCGCCGCCATCCTGGACGCGCTCTGGCAGGGCCCCGAGCGCGCCGCCGTCGAGGCAGCGCTGTCGCCGATCCGCGAGCGCATCGCCGACGAGGCCGCCGCCAAGGCGCGCCGCGTCGCCGCGACCCGCGTCAATTTCTTCACCATGGTTCGCGGAGAGGATTGA
- the phnH gene encoding phosphonate C-P lyase system protein PhnH translates to MSAPVITAGFADPVIEAQAHFHALMDALARPGSIQPFPAAVDAPAPLTPELAATALTLVDHETTLWLDGPLAASKSVVDYLRFHTGARIVAEPSEAAFALVTDVAAMPRLADFAQGSDEYPDRSTTIVVAADGIVPEGALELAGPGIRDRARIGLAPVPADFIAQLAANRAQFPRGVDLVFTSRRQVAALPRTTLVSEV, encoded by the coding sequence ATGTCCGCCCCCGTCATCACCGCCGGCTTCGCCGATCCCGTCATCGAGGCGCAGGCGCATTTCCACGCCCTGATGGACGCGCTGGCGCGCCCGGGATCGATCCAGCCGTTCCCGGCCGCCGTCGACGCGCCGGCGCCGCTGACCCCGGAGCTCGCGGCAACAGCGCTGACGCTTGTCGATCACGAGACGACGCTCTGGCTCGATGGTCCGCTGGCCGCGTCGAAGTCGGTTGTCGACTATCTCCGCTTCCACACCGGCGCCCGCATCGTCGCCGAGCCGTCCGAGGCCGCCTTCGCGCTGGTCACGGACGTCGCCGCCATGCCGCGCCTCGCCGACTTCGCGCAAGGCTCGGACGAATATCCCGACCGCTCGACGACGATCGTCGTCGCAGCCGACGGGATCGTGCCCGAGGGCGCGCTGGAACTCGCCGGCCCCGGCATTCGCGACCGCGCCCGCATCGGGCTTGCGCCGGTGCCGGCCGATTTCATCGCCCAGCTCGCCGCCAACCGGGCGCAGTTCCCGCGCGGCGTCGATCTCGTCTTCACTTCACGCCGCCAGGTCGCCGCGCTGCCGCGCACGACCCTCGTTTCGGAGGTCTGA